The window ACCGTTCCCCCCACCGGCCGCCCCGTCAGACGGCACGCTGACCACTGCTGTCCAGCCCGGAGGATCCATGACCCCGCCCCCCGCCTATCCCGATGCGTACGGAGATTCGTACTCGGAAGGCGATCAGCCGCTGGTGCGTCCGTACGCGATGACCGGCGGCCGGACCCGGCCCCGCTACCAGCTCGCCATCGAGGCGCTGGTCAGCACCACCGCCGATCCGATGCACCTGTCCGGCCTGCTCCCGGAGCACCAGCGCATCTGCACCCTGTGCCGCGAGGTCAAGTCGGTCGCCGAGGTCTCCGCACTGTTGTCGATGCCGCTCGGTGTCGCCCGGATCCTCGTCGCCGACCTGGCGGAGGCCGGAATGGTGGCCATCCACCAGCCGGGCAATGGAGAGGCCGGCGGCACGCCGGATGTAACGCTGCTCGAAAGGGTGCTCAGTGGCCTTCGGAACATCT of the Streptomyces sp. NBC_01294 genome contains:
- a CDS encoding DUF742 domain-containing protein, whose product is MTPPPAYPDAYGDSYSEGDQPLVRPYAMTGGRTRPRYQLAIEALVSTTADPMHLSGLLPEHQRICTLCREVKSVAEVSALLSMPLGVARILVADLAEAGMVAIHQPGNGEAGGTPDVTLLERVLSGLRNI